The following are encoded in a window of Podospora pseudoanserina strain CBS 124.78 chromosome 6, whole genome shotgun sequence genomic DNA:
- the BST1 gene encoding GPI inositol deacylase (COG:U; BUSCO:EOG09262KN8; EggNog:ENOG503NVMH) has product MPSLCPALTTVPTKTKKSLPAPIHAQRFVAVAVAPRQSPFPPASVSLDLELPRTAPHREAQPAITHIPKGRSRPPTDPAGMTRHSSGSSEDGDTLHVEVPHVSSSNQSALRPQAAAQPSTSTSPDSTASHHHQRRSSADPRTSSSISRRSTSINWKPTETRNGSLEKPPSPTRPTTPSPLGLIPTANGSHAKKREMEKAHEAMFAVRHQRWRSPWAIGLLALVASITGIALLLTVVHSSVTRQIDPKGCRMSYLRPSYAKLNEFDTEHTRLASKYSLYMYREQGIDHDTRVRGVPVLFIPGNAGSYKQVRPIASEAANYFHDVLQHDPETYNAGIRSLDFFTVDFNEDITAFHGQTLLDQAEYLNEAIRYILSLYLDPRVSDRNPDLPDPTSVIVLGHSMGGIVARTMLIMPNYQTNSINTIITMSAPHARPPVSFDSQIVKAYKDINDYWRHAYSQQWANNNPLWHVTLVSIAGGGLDTVVPSDYASVESLVPDTHGFTVFTSTIPTVWTSMDHQAILWCDQFRKVLVRTLFDLSDVHRASQTKPRAERMRVFKKRLLTGMETVAEKTAPRSDPTTLLTVEDNSDTIIAQGERLVLRQLGTTGRVRAHLMTIPPPGPPEVKRFTLMTDIKLDQPGENGKLEVMFCSVVPSQPGQTGAGFPSQIDLSKGTAGTTRLACRNAAPDVIPLPGSNKTTTFPFYRDLEKQVLPFYYLEYDLDDIAEQQFIAVVEKATNPTQGFVIAEFSEQSQSHQTAQIGLQRLLTSGLKFTMPAARPMVTEIKVPSLQSSLLAYNLRLSSHSCGNKEELFAPMVRQYLVEPFESKYFVNVRDAPISLHGVAPYVPPPLAKRSASEDGLSFQFWTDPTCDSSIEVELEVDFSGSLGKLYMRYRTVFAAFPLLVVALVLRKQFRVYDTTGVFITFTESLDLCLRQSIPLMLASLTMLTVATANPNPAGSASFWHWNKSTSSLVDFHLNDYLIGTQDPMFLFLIPVIGIICVGVCTVFNYITLALTHLLSSLFNLLAFRPAWVRNDERKKQGGAGFLPSSPRRRMITTAVLLFLVSTAIPYQFAYLVACLVQLTTTVRAQRIAQELQSAANSSFYNYVHSILILMLWILPINLPTLVVWIHNLAVHWLTPFTSHHNVLSIMPFIVLVETLTTGKMVPPVTGRMKHLTSILLFGIAIYAAVYGISYAYTLHHLVNLVAFWLVILHSTSDSWPISGLKHLYEGDAEDRKGGKEP; this is encoded by the exons ATGCCCAGCCTCTGTCCGGCTCTAACTACCGTCCCCACCAAAACGAAAAAAAGTCTGCCAGCGCCGATTCATGCCCAGCGTTttgtcgctgtcgctgtcgcgCCCCGTCAAAGTCCGTTCCCTCCCGCCTCCGTCTCCCTTGACCTCGAGCTGCCAAGGACCGCACCGCATCGAGAAGCGCAACCTGCCATAACGCACATCCCCAAAGGCAGGAGTCGTCCGCCAACCGACCCTGCTGGGATGACGAGGCACTCATCAGGATCCTCCGAAGACGGTGACACTCTGCACGTCGAGGTTCCTCATGTCAGTTCGTCCAATCAATCCGCCCTGAGGCCACAGGCCGCCGCACAGCCTTCCACCTCAACTAGCCCAGacagcaccgccagccatcaccaccaacgtcgCAGCAGCGCTGACCCGCGaacctcgtcctcgatcAGTCGGAGGTCAACCAGCATCAATTGGAAGCCTACCGAGACCAGGAATGGCTCACTAGAGAAGCCCCCATCGCCGACGcgcccaacaaccccctctccactCGGCCTGATACCGACCGCGAATGGGTCACATgcaaagaagagagagatggaaaaggcgCACGAGGCCATGTTTGCCGTCCGGCATCAGCGATGGCGAAGCCCGTGGGCAATTGGCCTTCTTGCGCTTGTCGCATCCATCACCGGTATCGCCTTGCTGCTGACGGTGGTTCACTCGTCGGTAACACGACAAATTGATCCAAAGGGCTGTCGAATGTCTTACTTGCGCCCGTCATACGCCAAGCTCAACGAGTTCGACACGGAACACACCCGTCTCGCAAGCAAATATTCGCTGTACATGTATCGCGAACAGGGAATTGACCATGACACAAGG GTACGAGGAGTCCCCGTTCTCTTCATTCCTGGCAATGCCGGGAGCTACAAGCAAGTCCGACCCATTGCCTCTGAGGCAGCAAACTACTTCCACGATGTCCTGCAGCATGACCCCGAGACATACAACGCCGGCATCAGAAGCCTCGACTTCTTCACCGTCGATTTCAATGAAGATATCACGGCGTTCCACGGGCagaccctcctcgaccaGGCCGAATACCTCAATGAGGCGATTCGCTACATCCTCTCGCTCTACCTCGATCCGCGCGTTTCCGACCGAAACCCTGATCTTCCCGACCCGACCTCGGTGATAGTGCTGGGCCACTCTATGGGAGGAATTGTTGCGCGGACAATGCTCATCATGCCCAACTACCAAACGAACTcgatcaacaccatcatcaccatgtcgGCGCCTCACGCCCGGCCGCCTGTGTCCTTTGACAGCCAGATCGTCAAGGCATACAAAGACATCAACGATTATTGGAGGCATGCCTACTCGCAACAGTGGGCCAACAACAATCCCCTCTGGCATGTGACGCTTGTTTCGATCGCGGGCGGAGGACTCGACACCGTGGTCCCTTCGGATTATGCGAGCGTCGAGTCGTTGGTTCCGGACACGCATGGATTCACTGTCTTCACATCGACCATTCCCACAGTATGGACGAGCATGGATCATCAGGCGATTCTGTGGTGCGACCAGTTCCGCAAGGTGTTGGTTCGGACGCTATTTGACCTCTCCGATGTGCACAGGGCATCCCAAACGAAACCGAGGGCGGAGAGAATGCGCGTCTTCAAAAAGCGGCTGCTTACCGGCATGGAAACTGTTGCTGAGAAGACGGCGCCTCGATCAGACCCGACGACTTTGCTTACCGTGGAGGACAATTCTGACACCATCATTGCTCAGGGGGAGCGGTTAGTTTTGCGGCAATTGGGAACCACTGGCAGGGTTCGCGCCCACCTCATGACCATCCCACCTCCCGGGCCTCCCGAAGTCAAGCGCTTTACTTTGATGACCGATATCAAGCTCGACCAGCCTGGCGAGAACGGGAAGCTCGAAGTCATGTTTTGCAGCGTTGTCCCATCGCAACCGGGCCAAACCGGGGCAGGATTTCCAAGCCAAATCGACCTTTCCAAAGGTACTGCAGGAACTACCCGGCTGGCTTGCCGAAATGCTGCCCCAGATGTCATTCCACTCCCTGGATCAAACAAGACAACCACCTTTCCATTCTATAGGGACCTAGAGAAGCAGGTTCTGCCCTTCTACTACCTCGAGTACGACCTGGACGACATTGCTGAACAACAGTTCATTGCAGTGGTGGAGAAGGCAACGAATCCCACCCAAGGTTTCGTGATTGCTGAGTTCAGCGAGCAGTCGCAGTCACACCAAACGGCACAGATCGGCCTTCAACGTCTGCTCACCTCGGGCTTGAAGTTCACCATGCCTGCTGCACGACCGATGGTGACGGAAATTAAGGTGCCATCCTTGCAGTCGAGCTTGTTAGCCTACAACTTGCGCCTGAGCAGCCACTCATGTGGCAACAAAGAGGAGCTCTTCGCCCCGATGGTGAGGCAGTATCTGGTGGAGCCGTTTGAGTCGAAGTATTTTGTCAATGTACGCGATGCGCCGATCAGCCTTCACGGTGTTGCTCCCTACGTCCCTCCGCCCCTTGCCAAGAGGTCCGCCAGCGAGGATGGACTGAGCTTTCAGTTTTGGACCGATCCTACTTGCGATTCCAGCATTgaggttgagcttgaggtGGATTTCAGTGGTAGTCTCGGCAAGCTGTATATGCGCTACCGTACCGTCTTTGCTGCGTTCCCGCTGCTCGTGGTGGCTCTCGTGTTGCGCAAACAGTTCCGCGTCTACGATACCACGGGTGTGTTCATCACCTTCACAGAAAGCTTGGATCTTTGCCTCAGGCAGTCCATTCCGTTGATGCTTGCATCGCTCACCATGTTGACCGTGGCCACGGCCAACCCGAACCCAGCTGGCAGCGCAAGCTTCTGGCATTGGAACAAGAGCACATCTTCGCTGGTCGATTTCCACCTCAACGACTATCTGATCGGTACTCAGGACCCGATGTTTCTGTTCTTGATTCCCGTGATTGGAATAATATGCGTCGGAGTGTGCACCGTCTTCAACTACATCACACTTGCCCTCACGCACTTGTTGAGCAGCCTCTTCAACCTGTTGGCATTCCGCCCTGCGTGGGTTCGCAATGATGAACGCAAGAAACAAGGAGGCGCCGGGTTTCTGCCGTCATCACCCAGGCGCAGAATGATCACGACAGCCGTCTTGTTATTCCTCGTGTCTACAGCCATCCCGTACCAGTTTGCCTATCTGGTTGCCTGCCTGGTCCAACTGACAACCACAGTACGCGCGCAGCGAATCGCCCAGGAACTCCAGTCAGCAGCCAACTCGAGCTTTTACAACTACGTCCATTCGATTCTCATCCTCATGCTCTGGATCCTTCCCATCAACCTGCCAACGCTCGTGGTCTGGATACACAACCTGGCTGTTCATTGGCTCACGCCCTTCACCTCGCACCACAATGTATTGTCCATCATGCCATTCATCGTCCTTGTGGAGACCTTGACCACGGGCAAGATGGTTCCTCCGGTCACCGGTCGGATGAAGCACCTCACGAGCATTCTGCTGTTCGGCATTGCCATCTATGCTGCCGTGTATGGAATCTCTTACGCCTACACATTACACCACCTGGTCAACCTGGTCGCGTTTTGGCTGGTCATCCTTCACTCCACCTCGGACTCTTGGCCAATATCGGGGTTAAAACACTTGTACGAAGGAGACGCCGAGGACCGCAAGGGCGGTAAAGAGCCATGA